From the genome of Candidatus Zixiibacteriota bacterium:
GAAACCTCAGATTCTCAAGCTGCCTGGCAAACGGCCAATTTTCATAATGGCCAGTATCTGGTTCGGGTCAAAGCCAGCGATCGCTCCTGGAACAGTGCCATCGATTCCATGACCGTAACCGTCGCCAACTATTTCACCTTGAGCGGACATGTCGGTCTGGGTGACGGCAACCCCTACCCGGCCGGGACGATCGTTACGGCCGTTCCAGGCGGGAAGAGTGACACGACCGACACGGCGGGCAACTATTCGATTCCGCTGGTTGATGGCGGTTCGCAGATGATTACTTTCTCGCGGCCGGGGTATGAGACGATCGATACGGTTGTGATGATGAATCAAGAGCATCAGATAGACGTGGTTCTGACGCTCGGAGTCTTTCTCTGCGGGGATGGCAACAACGATAATATTGTCAATATCAGAGATGTAACCTTTTTAATCAATTTTCTCTATAAGAGCGGCCCGCCGCCGCTGGTTTACCAGGCCGCTGATGTCAACAGCGACACCATTGTAAATATAAGGGATGTTACTTACCTGATTAATAACCTCTATAAGAGTGGGCCGAATCCGGAGTGCCCATTCTGAGAAATCACTGATCATGCGAAGATGACAAAAGGGCAGCCATGCGGCCGCCCTTCTATTATCTGTCTTTACCTTATTGTCCCGCATAGAGAAAACTCCTTTCTGCAGCGATCCCGCTTATTTTTTTGAAAAAAAGAGCTTGCTTTTCGGAATGATACCGGTGTAGATTATATAAAATAAAATATTTCCGTTGGGGGTGGCGTACCTGACCGCCTGAGAATATACCCCCTCGACCTGATCCGGACAATACCGGCGTAGGGAAACGGGATAACAAGAGCAGACTCTTATGGATATTCCGCCTCCGTCGGCCTGACCGGCGGATTTTTTGTGGCTAATTGCCAAGGAGCCTGTTATGAAAAAAATCATCGGATGCCTCATCCTCTGCCTGACACTCGGTGCAAATTTTACCGGTGCCGCCGAATTGAAAGGGCGCATTGTTGATTCCGGCGGCCAACCGGTCGAGGGGGTCAATGTCCTGACCGATATCTCCTCTCTGAATACTGTCACCGATCGCGATGGCCGCTTTGTACTGATATCCGGCACACCGGCGCCGTCTTATCTAACTTTCAGCCATATCAGTTTTCAGCCGGTTATGGTGAAAGTAAAAGCGGAAAGCGCCGCCCCGATAAATGTAACTCTGCAGTCGGCGGTCTATCCATCTCAGAATATCCGGGTTACCGCGGAACGGGCGGTGGCCGGGTTGACCCCGATCGCCTATTCCGATTTCACCAACGAGGATATCAAACGCGATTATACCATCTCCGAGTTTCCGCTTCTGTTGGAAAGCACCCCCAATCTCTATGCCTATGCCGATGCCGGCGGCGGTTTGGGTTACAGCTATCTTAAGATCCGCGGCTTCGATGACAAACGGATTTCGGTCTATATCAACGGCATCCCGCTTAACGACCCCGAGGACCAGGCTACATATTTTGTCGATATCCCCGATTTTGCAGCCGATGTCACCGATATTCAGGTGCAGCGCGGAATCGGCAACTCTCTCTATGGTGATGCCTCCTTCGGCGGGTCGGTCAATATCGCCTCGGGCGGACTCGAGCGCCCCCGGCGGGTGACCGTCACTTCCGGCTGGGGCGGGTTCTATGCCGGAAACGATTTCATTTCCCAGATGCGCAAGCAGTCGGTGGAGTACGCCTCGGGTCTTCTGGATGGCCGCTGGAACCTGACCGGAAGATATTCCAAACAGTACTCCGGCGGATACCGGGAAAATTCCTGGTATGATGGTTGGGCATACTATTTTTCGATCGATCGCCTCGACCCGAAAATGACCACCTCGGTTAAAATCTACGGCGTCCCGATGAAAATGCACCTCGCCTACTACGGCATCGACCGCGCCACCGAAATAAACAATCGCCGGGCCAACTGGCTGACCTACCCCGACGAAACCGACAATTTCAACCAGCCGCATTATGAACTGCATAATGTCTATCGCCTGAACGACCGCCTTACTCTCCGCAATACTCTGTATTATATCACTGGCCGGGGATACTATGAGCAGTACAAAGCGGATCGCGACTATTACGAGTATGATATCCCCCCGTCGGCCACGGTCGATTCCGCCGTTTCCGGCGATTTGATTCGCCAGAAATGGGTGAGCAAGAGCCAGTACGGCTGGAACCCGCGCCTCGATTGGGATCATCAAAAAGGCTCCCTTTCTCTGGGCGGCTCATTCTATTATTTCAATTCCGACCACTGGGGAAGAGTCATCTGGGCGGAGGGACTATCGAATGCAGTCAATCCCGAACATCGGTACTATCAGTATTTCGGCAAGAAATATCTCGCCTCGCTTTATCTGCATGAATACTATTATCCGGCGCAGAAAATCCGCCTCATGGGCGACATCCAATTGAAATATCTCAATTATGACTTCGACCAGAATAGAATTGGCGCGCTGCACGGATACCAGTACAACCTGCACTGGCTGTTTGTCTCGCCCCGCGCCGGCCTGACCTATTTACCCTCGGACAAAGTTGACTTGTTCTTCAGTTTTGCCGCCTCCTCGCGCGAGCCGGAGGATGTCACCATCTATGATGCCGAAGACCCCTGGTCCCAGCCGGCCCTGGAAATCAGGCGACTGGAAATATCACCCTCGCACGATACCACTTTCATTTTCGGTGACCCCACTATCAAACCGGAACGGCTCTACGATTTCGAACTTGGCGGTAATTTTAGAAGCGAAAAACTCCGCGCCGGGCTTAATCTTTACTGGATGGAATTCCGAAAAGAAATTATCCCTGAAGGCGGACTTAATGAAAACGGTCGCCCGCGTCTTGGCAATGCCGACCGCTCCGTACATTCCGGTGTTGAATTCAATGGGAGTTATAATCTGTTGAAGTCTCTGACCGTATCCGGTAATGCTTCCTACAGCTATAACCGCCTTAAAAAATATCTGGTTTATGATACAACCGACGCCGGTAGAGTCTTCTCGATAGATTACTCCGGCAACCCCACGCCCGGTTTTCCGGAATATATCGCCAATCTTTTGCTGGACTATAAGAAGAGTAACTGGAGAGTAACTTACCGTCAGCGGGCTATCGGACGGCAGTATGTCGAGAATGGGAAGCTAAGAGACCTCTCAATTGCACCATACATGGTTGCCGGAATCTCCGCAACCTACTCACTGGGCGATATCGCAGGTTTCGGGCGTTTCGCGCTATCCGCGCGGGTCGATAACCTGTTCAATGAGAAATATGAGTTGAGCGGTTATGCTTACGAAGATTCGGGCCAATGGTACGGCGAATATTTTCCGGCCGCCGAACGAAACTTCTTTATTCAGTTAAAATGGGAGCTGGAGTAGAAAATATTGCACCTGATTGATTATGGCATTGTCGCGCTCTATCTGGCCAGCCTGGCCTACCTGGGATTTATGCGCCGGACAAAAGGCACTCCATCGGCGGTTGATTTCATCCTCGGCGGCCGGGCGCTGACCCTGCCCGCCTTTGTCGCCTCGCTGGTCTCGACCTGGTATGGTGGAATCTTAGGCGTCGGCGAGTTCACCTATCGTTACGGATTGGCCAACTGGCTGGTGTTCGGCGTGCCGTACTATCTGGCCGCTATCCTTTTTGCGCTCTTCCTGGCTAAAAGGGCGCGCGAAGCCGAAGTGCTGACTATCCCCGACACGCTTCACGCGGTCTACGGGCGATCCACTGCCGTGGCCGGTTCGTTTGTTCTCTTTCTGATGACCATCCCCGGCGCCTATATCCTGATGCTGGCGGTGCTGTTTCAGTACCTTTTCGGCTGGCCGTTCTGGCTGGGGGCGGTACTGGGAACGACTTTCTCTATTTTCTATATCTATGTGGGCGGGTTTCGCTCGGTCGTGCGCACCGATATTCTTCAGTTTGTCCTTATGTATGTCGGTTTCATTGTCATGTTCATTCTGCTGGTGACACAATACGGCGGCCTTGAATTCATACGCAACGGCGTCCCGGCCGCCCATCTCACCTGGCACGGCGGCAATTCCGGATGGTATATCGCCATCTGGTATGTAATCGCCCTGCAGACTCTGGTCGAACCGGCCTTTTATTCCCGATGTTACGCCGCCAAAGACTCAAAAGTGGCCCGCAATGGAATATTCGTTTCGATTCTCTGCTGGATGATTTTCGATTTCCTGACCACTTCCTGCGGGTTGTATGTCCGCGCGATTATGCCGCAGCTCGAGGATCCCGCATCTTCGTATATTGCGCTGGCCGGAAAAATGCTCCCGCCCGGCGTCATGGGGATATTTGCCCTCTCGCTCCTTACCACGGTGCATTCTACGGTCGATTCCTATTTCTTTATTACTGCCACAACTTTCGGGCGCGATATTGTCTGGCGGATATTCCGCGTGCCGGAGGAAAGAATCACGCACTATACCCGGATGGGATTGATAGTTTCGGCTGTTATTGCACTCAGCGCCGCGCTTTATTTCAAGTCGATAGTCGATATCTGGCATGATTTCGGTTCGGTCGGGACACCGGCGCTCCTATTGCCGCTGTTCTTTGCACTTAACGGAAAGCGCAAGATGAAACCTCGGGCCGCCTTTCTTTCCGTGCTTCTTGGCGGCGGTGCCTCGCTTATCTGGTTGCTGTCTCGGTACTGGACAGCCGATGGTGCATACTGGTACGGGATCGAGCCGATTTTCCCCGGCCTGGCTATTTCGATAGTGATATATATATTCGGCAGAATAAAAAAGTAAGCTATTCCTGCTTGACAGGAGAAAAGAAATATCTATATTTGTGATTGATAAAGGGATTGCATTCGTCAGATTTCAACAATGTGGAATAATATTATGTCACGATTAATAAAAATGTTGTTTGTTACAATTACTTTATCGGGCTTTCCTCCGGCCGCCCATGGTTATACGTCACTGCCGGAAGCATGGCTGATTTGCGACAGCAAAATTGATATGCCGCCCAAACCCGAACCCAATGTGCCATTCAGAGTTACGTTCACTTTCGTCCCCCAGTGTGAGCTTTATCACTTGAAAGGAATCCCAGATACGGCTTTTATTTATCATTCACAATGCCTGACATATCTGAGCGGTGATACTCTT
Proteins encoded in this window:
- a CDS encoding TonB-dependent receptor; the encoded protein is MKKIIGCLILCLTLGANFTGAAELKGRIVDSGGQPVEGVNVLTDISSLNTVTDRDGRFVLISGTPAPSYLTFSHISFQPVMVKVKAESAAPINVTLQSAVYPSQNIRVTAERAVAGLTPIAYSDFTNEDIKRDYTISEFPLLLESTPNLYAYADAGGGLGYSYLKIRGFDDKRISVYINGIPLNDPEDQATYFVDIPDFAADVTDIQVQRGIGNSLYGDASFGGSVNIASGGLERPRRVTVTSGWGGFYAGNDFISQMRKQSVEYASGLLDGRWNLTGRYSKQYSGGYRENSWYDGWAYYFSIDRLDPKMTTSVKIYGVPMKMHLAYYGIDRATEINNRRANWLTYPDETDNFNQPHYELHNVYRLNDRLTLRNTLYYITGRGYYEQYKADRDYYEYDIPPSATVDSAVSGDLIRQKWVSKSQYGWNPRLDWDHQKGSLSLGGSFYYFNSDHWGRVIWAEGLSNAVNPEHRYYQYFGKKYLASLYLHEYYYPAQKIRLMGDIQLKYLNYDFDQNRIGALHGYQYNLHWLFVSPRAGLTYLPSDKVDLFFSFAASSREPEDVTIYDAEDPWSQPALEIRRLEISPSHDTTFIFGDPTIKPERLYDFELGGNFRSEKLRAGLNLYWMEFRKEIIPEGGLNENGRPRLGNADRSVHSGVEFNGSYNLLKSLTVSGNASYSYNRLKKYLVYDTTDAGRVFSIDYSGNPTPGFPEYIANLLLDYKKSNWRVTYRQRAIGRQYVENGKLRDLSIAPYMVAGISATYSLGDIAGFGRFALSARVDNLFNEKYELSGYAYEDSGQWYGEYFPAAERNFFIQLKWELE
- a CDS encoding sodium:solute symporter family protein; this encodes MHLIDYGIVALYLASLAYLGFMRRTKGTPSAVDFILGGRALTLPAFVASLVSTWYGGILGVGEFTYRYGLANWLVFGVPYYLAAILFALFLAKRAREAEVLTIPDTLHAVYGRSTAVAGSFVLFLMTIPGAYILMLAVLFQYLFGWPFWLGAVLGTTFSIFYIYVGGFRSVVRTDILQFVLMYVGFIVMFILLVTQYGGLEFIRNGVPAAHLTWHGGNSGWYIAIWYVIALQTLVEPAFYSRCYAAKDSKVARNGIFVSILCWMIFDFLTTSCGLYVRAIMPQLEDPASSYIALAGKMLPPGVMGIFALSLLTTVHSTVDSYFFITATTFGRDIVWRIFRVPEERITHYTRMGLIVSAVIALSAALYFKSIVDIWHDFGSVGTPALLLPLFFALNGKRKMKPRAAFLSVLLGGGASLIWLLSRYWTADGAYWYGIEPIFPGLAISIVIYIFGRIKK